In Vigna unguiculata cultivar IT97K-499-35 chromosome 3, ASM411807v1, whole genome shotgun sequence, a single genomic region encodes these proteins:
- the LOC114178124 gene encoding RING-H2 finger protein ATL48-like, protein MSEDFLEQGKKRVRNPFVPIGALVTAGVLTAGLISFRQGNSQLGQKLMRARVVVQGATVALMVGTAFYYGENPWRSS, encoded by the exons ATGTCTGAAGATTTTCTCGAACAAGGGAAGAAGCGAGTCCGGAACCCTTTTGTCCCCATTG GTGCACTTGTTACTGCTGGTGTTCTCACAGCTGGCTTGATCAGTTTTAGACAAGGTAATTCTCAGTTAGGTCAGAAGTTAATGAGGGCTCGTGTGGTTGTTCAAGGTGCTACAGTAGCGCTCATGGTTGGAACTGCCTTTTATTATGGAGAAAATCCATGGCGATCGAGTTAA